The DNA window GGTGTCCATGCCCGGCATGATGAGCACCGTCCTCAACCTGGGCCTGACCACGGAGGCCACCGCGGCGCTGGCTTCCGAGACCGGGGATCCGCGCTTCGCCTTCGACTCGCGGCTGCGGTTCCTCACCAGCTTCGGCGCCGCCGTCGCCGGGCTGGACGCCGACCGGCTGGAGGCCGTCGCGGGCGGGCACGGCGACCGGCTCGACGCCGCGGCGCGGGCGGTCGAGGAGCTGATCCGGGAGAAATCCGCAAGCCCGGTCCCGGATCGGGCCGGCGAGCAGCTGCGGGCCGCGGTGCGGGCGGTCTTCGCCTCGTGGAACACGCCGCGGGCGAGGACGTACCGTGCGCTGCACGACATCGGGCACGACGCGGGCACGGCCGTCACGGTGCAGGCCATGGTGTTCGGCAACCGGGACGGGCACAGCGGCACCGGGGTCGCGTACAGCCGCGATCCGAACACCGGGGAGCGGTCGCCGTTCGGGGAGGTCCTCATCGGCCGGCAGGGCGAGGACGTGGTGTCCGGGCGGTCGATCACCGATCCGCTCGCCACCCTCGGCGAGCGGGAGCCCGCGGTGTGGGCGCGGCTGACGGCGGCGCTCGCCCGCCTGGAGGGCCACTACCGCGACGCCTGCTACGTCGAGTTCACCTTCGAGTCGGGGCGGCTGTGGCTGCTGCAGGTCCGGCCGGGCCGTCTCGTCGGGCGCGCCGCCGTCCGGGTCGCGGTGGACCTGGTGGGCGAGGCGGTCATCGACCGCGGCGAGGCGCTGGCGCGGGTGTCGCCGCACCACCTGCGGTACACGAGCACGCCGCGGCTGGCGATCGGGGAGGGGACCGATGTGCTGGCGCGCGGGCTGGGCGCCTGTCCCGGGGTGGCGTCGGGCCGGGTGGCGACCACGGCCGACCGGGCGGCCCGGATGGCTGCGGCAGGCCCGGTCATTCTGGTACGCCCGTACACCTCACCCGCCGACATGCACGGTCTCGCGGCCGCCGCCGGCGTGGTGACCGCGCGGGGCGGGCCGGCCAGCCACGCCGCCGTGGTCGCCCGGTCGATGGGCAAGCCCGCGGTCGTGGGCGCGACCGCGCTGACCGTGGACGAGGCCGGGGCGTCGGTGCGGGTGGGCGGGCGCACCCTCGCCGAGGGCGAGCTCGTCACGATCGACGGCACCGGCGGTGAGGTCGTCGCCGGCCGGGCGCCGGTCGCCGCCGCGACCACCGACGCGAGCCTGCACCGGCTGCTCGCCTGGGCCGACGAGGTCTCCGGCCGGACCGGCGGCACCGACCGGGAGCGTCTGGAGGCGGCCCGGGAGAGGGTGCTCGGCGGCCGCTGACATCGACGCTTGCCCTTCCGGGCGCCGTGCCTCTATGGTTCATTAGTAGAGTAATGAACCAGTGAAGGGCGGGTCCCGTGTTCGACGACCACAGCCCGATCTACCGGCAGATTGCCGAGCAGATCAAGGCGGACGTGCTCCGGGGTGTGCTCAGCGCCGAGGAGCAGGTGATGTCCACGAATCAGTACGCGACGCACTACCGGATCAACCCGGCCACCGCGGCCAAGGCGTTTCAGCAGCTCGTCGACGAGGGCGTGATCTACAAGCGGCGCGGCGTCGGGATGTTCGTCAGCGCCGAGGCGCCGCAGCGGCTGCGCGACGAGAAACGCGAGCGGTTCTTCACCGACGTGCTCGACCCGATGGTGGCGCAGGCCCGCACGCTGGGCATCCCGGCCGCCGACATCGTGACCCGCATTCAGCATCTGATGGACCAGGGGGACGCCCGATGACGCTCTCGATCCAGACCACCGGCCTGCGGGTGCGCTACGGCGACACCGACGCCCTGCACGGCCTCGACCTCGACCTGCCCGGCGGCAAGATCTACGGCCTGCTCGGGCGCAACGGCGCCGGCAAGAGCACGCTGCTCGGCGCCCTCGCCGGATTCCGCAAGCCGGCGGCCGGCACGGTGCTCATCGGCGGCCGGCCGGTCTTCGAGAACCCGGCGGTGACCTCGCAGATCTGCCTGATCCGCGAGGACGGCAGCGTCGGCGACCCGACCGACCAGCTCGGTGACATCCTCGACATGGCCCGGATCCTGCGGCCCACGTGGGACACCGCGTACGCGAACGATCTCATGGACCGGTTCGCGCTGCCCCGCAAGCAGACGCTCAACGCGCTGTCGCGGGGGCAGCGCTCGGCGTTCGGCGTGGTCGTCGGCCTGGCCTCGCGGGCGCCGCTGACCATGTTCGACGAGGCGCACCTGGGCATGGACGCGCCGACCCGGCAGATGTTCCTCGACGAGCTGCTGCGCGACTACCTGGCGCGGCCGCGCACCTTCGTCGTCTCCACCCACCTGATCGAGGAGCAGAGCCCGCTGTTCGAGGACGTCCTGGTCATCGCGGACGGCCGGCTGCTCGTGCACGAGGAGCTCGACGAGTTGCGCACCCGGGGGGTCTCGGTCACCGGCCCGGCCGAGCTGGTCGAGGAGTTCGTCGCCGGGCTGACCGTGCTGGGGCGCCAGCGCCTCGGCCCGACCCTGCAGGCGATGGTCTACGGGGTGCTCGACGACGACCACCGGCGCCGGGCCAAGGCGCACGGCCTGGAGCTGGGCCCGGTGGGCGTGCAGGACCTGTTCATCCACTTGACCGGGGGAGAGAAATGAACCGCTGGCCGATCGCCCGCTATCTGCTCGGCAGCCACACCGTCTTCCTGCTGATCGTGCTGGCCGGCATCTACGTGTTCGCACTGCTCGTGGTCGGCGCGGTCTCGTTGTTCACCGACATCCGGCTCAGCAGCGTCGACGTGGTCGGGCAGGCGCTGCCGTGGGTGGCGTTCGGCTATGGCGCCGGCACGTCGGGCCTGCTCACGACGGTGCTCGTGCACGGGCGTACCCGCCGCGAGTTCCTGCTGCAGCACCCGGTGTTCCAGGTGATCACCACGCTGCTCGCGGCCGCGCTGATCACCGGTGCGTTCGCGGTCGAGGGGCTGGCGTACCGGGCGTTCGGATGGACGCAGAAGGTGCAGGAGCAGCGCGCCTACGACACGGCCGGCGACCTCGCGACGATCTTCGGGGTGCACTGGAGCATGCTGCTGATCTGGCTGATGCTGGGCGTCTTCGTCGGCGTGGCGTTCTACCGGTGGGAGGCCGCCGGAGGGCTCTGCCTGGTCCCCGCCGGTCTGCTGGTGCTCTGGACCGGAGGCGTCAACGGGTTCTTCAGCCTGCCGTTCGCCCGGACCGGCATGCCGCTCGTGCCGGTCACCCTGGCCGCCGTGGTGATCGCCTACGGCCTGTTGTGGTACAGCGCCCGCGACGTCTCCGTGCGCACCCGGGTGGCATGAGGTCTGCTTGGCATGAGACCCGGATGGCATAAGGTCTGCCGATGCGCATTCTGATCACCGGGGGAACCGGGTCGCTCGGCCGTCGCGTGGTGGCCCGCGCGGCGGCCGCCGGCGCCGAGCCGGTCGGCACCTATCTGTCCGCGCCGCCTTCGGCGATCGGGCCGGCGACCGCGTCGGTGCGGCTCGACGTGCGCGACCAGGCCGACGTGCGGCGAGTGCTGCGCGAGGTCCGTCCGGACGCGGTGGTGCACGCGGCCGCCGGCCGCGATCGCAACGATTGGCCGGCCAACGCGGACGGTGCGGCCAACGTCGCGGTCGCGGCCGCCGATTGCGGGGTACGCCTGGTGCACGTCTCCAGCGACGCGATCTTCTCCGGCCGGGCGGTGCACTACGCCGAGGACGCCGTGCCCGATCCGGTCTACGCCTACGGGGCGGCGAAGGCCGCGGCCGAGACGGCGGTCCGGGCGGCCGTCCCGTCGGCGGCGGTGGTGCGCACCTCGCTGATCCTCGGTGACGGCAACGGCTATCACGAGAAGCTCACTCACGACCTGGTCGCCGGCCGGGTCACCGGCGCCCTGTTCACCGACGAGATCCGCACGCCGGTGCACGTCGACGACCTGGCCGACGCGCTGCTGGAGCTGGCCGCCGGCGACTACGCGGGCGTGCTGAACGTGGCCGGCGCCGACCCGGTCAGCCGGTACGAGCTGGGCGTCCTGGTCGCCCGCCGTGACGGCCTGGACGTCTCCCGGATCCCGGCCACCACCACCGCCGAGATGGGTCTGCAGCGGCCTGCCGACGTGCGGCTGGTGATCGACCGGGCGGCCGAGGTGCTGAAAATTCGGCTGCGCGGGGCGCACGAGTTTGTCGATACTGGCGCGCGTGACCGATAAGCGCTCCATCCGCGTCACCGTGCGCGGATCCTTCGACAACCTCACCGCCGATCAGAAAGCCGAGCTGCTCGCGGCCGGCCCGGACCACGCCGACATCCTCGCCGTGCAGTACACCGAACAGGGCCATCTCACCTACGACCTCGCGGCCCGGCCGTTCTTCACGTTCCGGTTCGGCGCGCAGGTCACGGACGAGAAGGACATCCCGAAGGTGACGGCGCAGGCGGAGGCGAAGGCGGCGGCCTGGATGACCGAGCGGGGCTACGGCTTCAAGCGGATCACCTCGCAGACGGTCGACATGTCCGAAGTGCCGCTCGGCCCCCGCGGTCGCCGTCAACAGTAGGTTGACGCTGGTCATGCCGTCAACCTACTGTTGACGGCATGACCTCACCCGTACGCCTCGACGATCTGATCCAGGCCATCAACAAGACCAGCCCCGACTCGCCGATCGACCGGCTCAGCGACGCCGTGCTGGTCGCCGACCACCTCGGCGAGCTCGCCGACCACCTGATCGGCCACTTCGTCGACCAGGCCCGCCGCTCCGGCGCCTCCTGGACCGAGATCGGCGCCGGCCTCGGCGTCTCCAAGCAGGCCGCGCAGAAACGCTTCGTCGGCAAACTCGACCCGTCGCAGGGCTTCCACCGCTACTCCGACGCCGCCCGCTCCGCCGTCGTCGGCTCGATGAGCCAGGCCAAGGCCCTCGGCCACCCCGAGATCGCCCCCGGCCACCTGATGCTCGCGCTGCTGGACGTACCGGACGGCCTGGCCGCCCGGGCGCTCACCGCCCAGGGCCTCGACCGCGACGCCGTGCGCTCCGGCGCCACCGCGTCGCTGCCCGCGCCGGCCGGCGACGTCCCGGCGCTGATCCCGTTCGACGCGCACGCCAAGAAGGCCCTGGAGCTGAGTTTCCGCGAGGCCCTGCGGCTGGAGCACGACCTCGTCGGCACCGGGCACATGCTGCTGGCGCTGCTGGAGGAGGAGGAACCCGAGGGCGGTGTCCTCGGCCGGCTCGGCATCCACAAAGCCGCCGTCGAGCGGACCGTGCTGGCCGGTCCGCAGGAGTCCGGGTCGGCGCAGCAGCCCGGATAGATACTCGGTGCGGACCGGTCGCCGTGCCCCCGTGGCCCTTCGCCGCGTTGACCCCTCGCCGAAGGAACTGGGGAGAACGGCTCCCCGATGCTGAGGACGGTGTGTTTCCGCGATGCTGCGTAGTCTGCTTCCCGCTCTGGCGCTGGCCGCCGGGGTGCTGTCCGGCACACCGGCGATGGCGTCCGGCGACGCGCCGATGCGGATCATGCCGCTCGGCGACTCGATCACCGCGGGCGTCGGCGTGCCCGGCAAGGACGGGTACCGGCTCGCGCTGCAGCGCGCCCTGGAACGCGCCGGCGAGCGGGTCGACTACGTCGGCTCCCAGAAGGGCGGCACCGACGGCGACATCGACCACGAGGGCCACGGCGGCTGGACCATCGACCAGCTGGCCGAGCAGACCACGGGCTGGGTCACCACGTACCGGCCGGACGTGGTTCTGCTGCACGCCGGCACCAACAACATCACCCTCGGCGAGGAGCCGAGCGCGGTCGCGGGCAAGCTGTCCGCGCTGATCGACCAGGTCCGCGCCGCCGCGCCGGCGGCCCGGGTCTACGTCGCCACGATCGTCGGCACCACGGTGGCGTCGGAGGTGGCGGCGAACCGGGCGTACAACGCGCTGATCCCCGGTGTCGTGGCGGGCAAGGGCGCGCTGGTGCGGCTCGTCGACCAGTCCGCGGTCGACGGCCTGTCCATCTACGACCGGCATCACCCCAACGCCTACGGGTACGCCCGGATGGCGTACGCCTGGTACGAGGGCCTGCGCGCCACGATCGGACCGGCCTGGCGGATCGCCGCCGACCCCGACGACACCGCGTTCGCGTACCTCTGCCACTACTACACGGTGCGCGACTGCCGCTGGTGGCAGCGCCGGCCGGTCACCACGACCGTCGACGGCGCCACCGTGACCCGCGTGCAGTGGCAGACCCGGCGCTACGTCCCGAAGATCGTGGAGGAGACCGTCCCGGGCCACTACGAGACCGTGACGAAACGGGTCTGGGTGAAGGGCCACCACGAGACCCGCACCGTGAAGAAGGGCACCAGCAAGGTCTGGGTCAAGGGCCGGTACGTGGACCGGTTGGTCCGCACCTGGGTGCCGGCCACCACCGTGAGCACCACCCGCCCGGTGCCGACCTGGGTGAGCAGCTGACGGTTCAGCGCGTGACGGTTCAGCGCGTGACGGGTCAGCCGAGGGGGAAGTCGGCGAGCGTGTGCCACGGCTCGCCGGCCTCCGGGGCGCCGGCCAGCAGCCGCAGCGCGGTGACCCGGGCCCGGATCGGCAGCAGCGGCTCGACCTCGGCGGCGGCCGCCCGCAGCGCGGCGACCGGCCGGCCGTGCCCGATCGTCAGATGCGGGACGACTTCGGCGAACTGTTCGCCGTAGGGCTGCGCCGCCGGGAACCGGGCGGCGATCCGGTTGGTCAGCTCCCGGAACGGCTCGGCCGGGTCCGGTGCCAGCCACAGCACCCGGTCGCCGAACCAGGCCACCCGGTCGAAGCTGACGAAGAAACCCGGCACCCCGGCGGCGACCAGCTGCACCGCGGCCAGCACCTGCGGGGTGAGCTGCGCCGGCGGCAGGAACGGGGAGAGCACCGTGACGTGCGCGGGGACGCCCTGGGCGGCGAAACTGTCGAGCCGGTCCCGCAGCCCGGCCACCGCGGGCTCGGCCTCCGGGACGGACACGATCAGAGCGCTCTGCGTCGGTTCCACCGACGCAGTCTCGCATCGATGACGGATGTCATGGTCTCCTCGTGACGCATAGCTCAGGTGTGTCCACTGTCGCCGGAGCAGTCTTCTTCCCATGAAAGCCGTGGAACTGGAAGGCGTGGTCAAACGGTTCGGGACGGTCACCGCGGTGGCCGGGCTCGACCTGCGGATCCGCCCGGGCGAAGTGGTCGCCCTCCTCGGGCCGAACGGCGCCGGCAAGACCACCACCATCGACATGCTGCTCGGCCTCACCCGGCCCGACGCGGGGACGGTCCGGGTGTACGGCCACGCGCCGCAGGACGCCGTGGCGCTCGGCCTGATCTCGGCCGTGATGCAGACCGGCGGGCTGCTCAAGGACTACACGGTCGGCGAGACCGTGCGCCTGACCGCCGTGCTGTTCGGCAAACCCCGCGCCGCCGTCGACAAGGTTCTGGAACGCGCCGGGATCAGCGACATCGCGGACCGGCTGGTCGGCAAGTGCTCGGGCGGCCAGCAGCAGCGGCTGCGGTTCGCCATGGCGCTGCTGCCCGACCCCGAACTGCTGATCCTCGACGAGCCGACGACCGGCATGGACGTCGGCGGCCGGCACGACTTCTGGACCGCGATCCGCCAGGACGCCTCCGGTGGCCGCACGGTCGTGTTCGCCACCCACTATCTGGAGGAGGCCGACGCGTACGCGGACCGGGTGGTCTTCGTGCGCCGCGGCCGGATCGTCGCCGACGGCACCGCGTCGGAGGTGAAGGCACTGGCGTCCGGGCGGACGGTCCGCGCGACGCTGCCCGGCGCCTCCACCGGCGACCTGACCGCGATTCCCGGCGTGGAGTCCGCCGAGGTCCGCGGTGACTCCGTCTACCTGCACGGGCGCGACACCGACACGATCGCCCGGCACCTGCTCACCGCGACGCCCGCCCGCGACCTGGAGATCACCTCCCGGAACCTGGAAGAGGCGTTCCTGACCCTCACGGCGGATGCGTCATGACTGTTCTGGACCGGACCCTGCCCCGCTTCGGCGGCTTCAGCCTCGGCATGATCGGGCTCGAGCTGCGCCGGATGCTCCGCAACAAACGCACGATCATCTTCACGCTGGTGATGCCGGCCGCGTTCTTCCTGCTCTTCGGCAGCAGCGCCGAATACAGGACCGAGCGGGTCGGCGACGGCAACGTCACCGGGTACGTCCTGGTCAGCATGGCGGTCTACGGCGCGATGCTGGCCACCACGTCCGGCGGCGCCATGGTCTCGATCGAACGCGCCGCCGGATGGAGCCGGCAGCTACGGCTCACCCCGCTCAAACCGCTGGCCTACGTCGCCGTGAAACTCCTCCTCGCGATGATCATCGGGGCGGTGTCGGTGGCCGTCGCGTTCGCCGTCGGCGCGGTCGGCGGCGCCGAGCTGCCGCTGCGGGCCTGGATCGGCTGCGGCCTGCTGGCCTGGCTGTGCTCGCTGGTCTTCGCCGCGTTCGGCCTGTTCATGGGATACCTGCTGCCCAGCGAGAACGTCATGCAGATCCTCGGTCCGGCCCTCGCGGTGCTGTCCTTCGCCGGCGGGCTTTTCGTCCCGGTCGACCAGCTAGGCTCCACGTTCGCGACGATCGCCACATTCACCCCGGTGTACGGCGTCGGCGAGATCGCCCGCTACCCCCTGGTCCAGGACGGTGACCTGTGGGTCGCGGCCCTCAACGTGATCGTCTGGACCGCGCTCTTCTCGGCCGGCGCGATGTGGCGGTTCCGCCGCGACACCGCCCGCGTCTGATGCTCTCGGTACCGTGACGGACATGGTCGACGAACGCCCCGCCCCGAAATACGGCTGGGTGTTCGCCGCCGTCTGGCTGTTCTACCTCGGCGAGAACCTCACCGCCCTGCTGAGGGCCGACCCCGGCTGGCAGCGCAGTGTCGGGCTGGCCGCGCTGGCCGGCTTCGCCGTGGTCTACGTGCTGGTCCTGGCCCAGGTCCGGCACTTCCGGGGCCTGACCGCCGGCGCGGTCACCGCCACCAGCCGGGAGCAGCTGATCATCGGGACAGCGCTGGTGCTGATGACCGGGCTCGGCGCGCTGCAGGTCCCCGGCGCCGGCCCGCACGCGCTGACCTGCCTGGTCTACGTCGCCGCCACCGCGATGATGGGCCTGCCGCGCCGGCAGGGCATCACCGTCGCGGTCACCCTGGTGATTCTCGCCGAGGTGCTGCTGCGGACCATGCCGGGCTGGAAGACCGCCGGGCACGGCTACAGCCTGGCGATCGTCCTCGCGGCCGTCGCGACCGGCGGCATCCGGCTGGCCCTGGACCGCCAGCGGCGGCTGCGCGAGGCCCAGCACGAGATCGCCGAGCTCGCGGTCGCCGACGAGCGGGCCCGGATCGCCGCCGACCTGCACGACATCCTCGGGCACTCGCTGACCGTGGTCACCCTGAAGGCCGAGCTGGCGCAGCGGCTGCTCGACGTCGACCTGGACCGGGCCCGCACCGAGCTGCGCGACCTGGAGTCCCTGGCCCGCGACGCGCTCGCCGACGTGCGGGCCACCGCCCTGGGCATGCGCGGCATCTCGCTGCCCGGCGAGATCGCCGCCGCCCGGCAGGCCCTGGCGGCGGCGAACGTCGAAGCCGACCTGCCGGGCGCCGCCGACGACGTGCCGACCCGCAACCGGGAGCTGTTCGCCTGGACCATCCGGGAGGCGGTGACGAACATCGTGCGGCACAGCGCCGCCCGGCACGCCGCCGTGCGGCTGTCGCCGGGACAGGTCGAGATCGTCGACGACGGGACCGGCGTGACCGGCCCGGACCGCGGCGGGCAGGGCCTGGCCGGGCTGCGCCGGCGGGCCGGCGAGGCGGGCGCACGGCTGACCGCCGGCAACCGCGACGACGAACCCGGGTTCCGGGTGCTGATGGAGGTGCCCGAATGATCCGACTGCTGCTCGCCGACGACCAGGCCCTGGTCCGTGGCGCGATGGCCGCGCTGCTCGACCTGGAACCCGACCTGACCGTGGTCGCCGAGGTGGGCCGGGGCGACGAGGTGGCCGCCGCAGCCGCCGACCATCGGGCCGACGTGGCGCTGCTCGACGTGCAGATGCCCGGCCTCGACGGGATCAGCGCCGCCCGGGTCCTGCACGAGCGGGTGCCGTCCTGCCGGGTGCTGATGGTGACCACGTTCGGCCGGGCCGGCTACCTCAAACAGGCGATGGCCGCGGGTGCCGACGGGTTCATCGTCAAGGACACTCCGGCCCGGCAGCTGGCCGACGCGGTGCGCCGGGTGCACCAGGGGTTGCGGGTCGTCGATCCGGCACTGGCGGCGCAGTCCCTGGCCCACGGCGACTCCCCGCTGACCGAACGCGAGAGCGACGTCCTGCGGGCCGCTCGCGACGGCGGAACGGTCGCTGACATCGCCCGTGAGCTGCGGCTTTCCGAGGGTACGGTGCGTAACCACCTCTCCAGCGCGATCGGCAAGACCGGTGCCCGGACCCGGGCCGAGGCGGTGCGTCTCGCCGTCGAAGTGGGGTGGCTGATTCCGTAAACAGCACTTGAGGAGAAATTCGCAGTGCAACCGAGCAGCAACCGAGAGTGCCTGCTCCTTGCACCCGTAGCGGCGAAAAGTTCCCCCTGTCAGCAGGACACAGGGGGGAACCGAAATGACCGCGACCGTTCAGATAACTGTCACCCGTGAACAGGAAGACCTGATCCGGGACAACATGGCACTGGTCGGCCACATGGTTCGCGAGATGCTCTTCAAGGTGCCGCCGCACGTGCACCGTGACGACCTCGCCTCGGCCGGGTACGCCGCGCTGGTCACCGCCGCGCAGTCGTTCGACGCCGAGCGCGGCATCCCGTTCGGCCGGTTCGCGGCGGTCCGCGTCCGCGGCGCCCTGCTCGACGAGCTGCGCAGCATGGACTGGGCGAGCCGCTCGGTGCGGGCCCGGGCCCGCCGCGCCGACGTGGCCCGCGAGGAGCTGACCCGCCAGCTCGGCCGCACCCCGACCGCCGAGGAGCTGGCCGAACTGCTCGGCGTCGCGGTGGGCGAGCTGAGCAGCGTCGACGACGACGTGCAGCGCGCCGCCGTGCTGTCGTTGCAGGGTTTCGCCACCGGCACCGCCGAGGACCTCGTCACCGAGACCGCGATGAACCCGGAGGAGCTGCTGCTGCACCGTGAGCGCCTCGGTTACCTGCACGACGCGGTCACGGTGCTGCCGGAGCGTCTGCGGTACGTGGTGGAGGCGTCCTTCCTGCAGGAGCGCCCCCTGTCGGAGGTGGCCGCCGAACTGGGCGTGACCGAGTCCCGGGTGTCCCAGCTGCGCACCGAAGCGCTCGCCCTGCTGCGCGACGGCCTCACCACGCACATGGAGCAGAAACGCGTCCCGGACGCCAAGGACGGCTGCGTGGCCCGCCGCCGCGCCGCCTACGCCGCGCAGATCGCCGCCCGCAGCACGATGACGACGCGCCTCGGCGCGACCGACGCCCAGGGCCTGCGTCTCTCCGACATGCCCGCCGCCGCCTGAAACACCTCATCGGGTACGGACGACCCCGTCCCGCACCGATCCGACCAGTCCCGCCGAAGGCGGACACCTGCCGGTCCATGCCCCGGCGCGACCCGCCGCCGGCTCCGGCGGCGGGTCGCCCGGCCGGAGCCCTGCCGCCCGGCGTGCGGTCAGCGCCCGCCTGCCCGGTGGTGGCCGGCTCATGGGCGTCCGCTCACCGCCCCCGTGGCGGCCGCCTGCCCGGTGGCGGCCGGCACATGCGCGTCCGCTCACCGCCCCCGTGGCGGCGTGCGGATCGTCGACGGCACCGAGCCGGCGGGTGATCACCGAAGCCGCTCCTCGACACCGGCCCGCCCAGATCTCGGCGGGTGACGGCTGCGCTCCGGGCATCACCTGCCAAGATCGCACTGTGGGGTGCCGGACGGGTCAGCTGGGCTGTGGCTGCGTGCTTGCTGCCGGGACGGCGGGGTGGCGCGTTGCGGTGAGGGCCACCGCCGCGACTCCCAGGGCGAGGCCTGTGGCGAGCAGGGCCAGGTTCAGCCAGAACGGGCCGAACGGCCAGTACGGCCCCAGCTTGAACGCGCTGTGCACGGTCCGGACGTGCCCGGGGATGCCGGCGGACTCGACGGCGCGGATCACGTTGCCGTAGAGCGCGACCACCGGCAGCGCCAGGACCAGCACCGCGGCCGTGCTCAACGTGGTCACCACCCGCGCCCGGCCGGCCGGCAGGCGGCGCACCCGGCGGGCCGTGGCCGCCGCGACCAGCCAGCCCGCGACCAGCCCGAACACCCCGCCGGCCGCGATCGCCGGCACCAGCGCAGCGCTGCCGGCCGCGGCCACGGTCGTGGTCACTCCGCCGTCCGCCGGGCTGTAGCCGTCACTGCCGATCAGCCGGGCGGTGACGTCGAGGCGCACGCCGTCCCGGTCGGCGGTGAACTCCCAGCCGGCGACCGACCGCTGCAGCACCTCCCCGGAGCCGTCGCTGATCATGTCGGTGATGCCGCGGGCCGGAGTCGCCTCGCTCAGCGCCCACCCGTCGGCCGCGAGCCGGTGCCGGGCGGCGTCGGCATCCCACGCGGCGATCGAGGTGCTCCAGCCGACCGCGTCGGTGCCCCACGGTGAGGAGACCGGGTCCCACTCCACGGCCGTCGTGCCGGTGCCCCCGGCGCCGACCACCGTGCGGTGCAGCGCGGCGGCGGCCTGCCCGTCCGGCGCCGGCAGGACCGCCTGCTCGACCGCCCAGGAGCCGGCGGCCGCGCCGAAGGCCCCGCCGATCAGGGTGACCAGCACGGCGGCGACCCAGGCCAGGGGCCGCCCGGCCGGGAGCCGGAACCGGTGGCGCAACCCGCTGACGATCAGGTGCCGGGCGTCGGCACGGTCCGGCCGCCGCTGGCCCGGCGCGGCCATCTCCAGCAGCGTCGTCACGACCTCCGCACCGTGACGGCGCCGGTAGTCGCGGGGATAAGCCCGCAGCAGCCGGTGGTAGGCGCGCTCCAGCCCGGGGTCGGCCTGCGGCCAGTCGCTCGTGGTCACGCGAGCCCTCCCAGGACAGCGTCGTCGCCCCGGAGAGCACTGCCCCGGAGAGCATTGCCCCCGAAAGCATTGCCCCCGAAAGCATTGCCCCCGAAAGCATTGCCCCCGAAAGCACTGCCCCGGAAAGCACTGC is part of the Actinoplanes missouriensis 431 genome and encodes:
- a CDS encoding pyruvate, phosphate dikinase, with product MTDSPAVSQRWIQPVAAEVDADPAVLGGKGSGLVLMRRLGLPVPPAFVIGTAACRAFLRDGRFPDGLDEELAAAVTRLEADTGRRLGGPVRPLVVSVRSGGAVSMPGMMSTVLNLGLTTEATAALASETGDPRFAFDSRLRFLTSFGAAVAGLDADRLEAVAGGHGDRLDAAARAVEELIREKSASPVPDRAGEQLRAAVRAVFASWNTPRARTYRALHDIGHDAGTAVTVQAMVFGNRDGHSGTGVAYSRDPNTGERSPFGEVLIGRQGEDVVSGRSITDPLATLGEREPAVWARLTAALARLEGHYRDACYVEFTFESGRLWLLQVRPGRLVGRAAVRVAVDLVGEAVIDRGEALARVSPHHLRYTSTPRLAIGEGTDVLARGLGACPGVASGRVATTADRAARMAAAGPVILVRPYTSPADMHGLAAAAGVVTARGGPASHAAVVARSMGKPAVVGATALTVDEAGASVRVGGRTLAEGELVTIDGTGGEVVAGRAPVAAATTDASLHRLLAWADEVSGRTGGTDRERLEAARERVLGGR
- a CDS encoding GntR family transcriptional regulator — translated: MFDDHSPIYRQIAEQIKADVLRGVLSAEEQVMSTNQYATHYRINPATAAKAFQQLVDEGVIYKRRGVGMFVSAEAPQRLRDEKRERFFTDVLDPMVAQARTLGIPAADIVTRIQHLMDQGDAR
- a CDS encoding ATP-binding cassette domain-containing protein, with the translated sequence MTLSIQTTGLRVRYGDTDALHGLDLDLPGGKIYGLLGRNGAGKSTLLGALAGFRKPAAGTVLIGGRPVFENPAVTSQICLIREDGSVGDPTDQLGDILDMARILRPTWDTAYANDLMDRFALPRKQTLNALSRGQRSAFGVVVGLASRAPLTMFDEAHLGMDAPTRQMFLDELLRDYLARPRTFVVSTHLIEEQSPLFEDVLVIADGRLLVHEELDELRTRGVSVTGPAELVEEFVAGLTVLGRQRLGPTLQAMVYGVLDDDHRRRAKAHGLELGPVGVQDLFIHLTGGEK
- a CDS encoding sugar nucleotide-binding protein; protein product: MRILITGGTGSLGRRVVARAAAAGAEPVGTYLSAPPSAIGPATASVRLDVRDQADVRRVLREVRPDAVVHAAAGRDRNDWPANADGAANVAVAAADCGVRLVHVSSDAIFSGRAVHYAEDAVPDPVYAYGAAKAAAETAVRAAVPSAAVVRTSLILGDGNGYHEKLTHDLVAGRVTGALFTDEIRTPVHVDDLADALLELAAGDYAGVLNVAGADPVSRYELGVLVARRDGLDVSRIPATTTAEMGLQRPADVRLVIDRAAEVLKIRLRGAHEFVDTGARDR
- a CDS encoding DUF6204 family protein is translated as MTDKRSIRVTVRGSFDNLTADQKAELLAAGPDHADILAVQYTEQGHLTYDLAARPFFTFRFGAQVTDEKDIPKVTAQAEAKAAAWMTERGYGFKRITSQTVDMSEVPLGPRGRRQQ
- a CDS encoding Clp protease N-terminal domain-containing protein translates to MTSPVRLDDLIQAINKTSPDSPIDRLSDAVLVADHLGELADHLIGHFVDQARRSGASWTEIGAGLGVSKQAAQKRFVGKLDPSQGFHRYSDAARSAVVGSMSQAKALGHPEIAPGHLMLALLDVPDGLAARALTAQGLDRDAVRSGATASLPAPAGDVPALIPFDAHAKKALELSFREALRLEHDLVGTGHMLLALLEEEEPEGGVLGRLGIHKAAVERTVLAGPQESGSAQQPG
- a CDS encoding SGNH/GDSL hydrolase family protein encodes the protein MLRSLLPALALAAGVLSGTPAMASGDAPMRIMPLGDSITAGVGVPGKDGYRLALQRALERAGERVDYVGSQKGGTDGDIDHEGHGGWTIDQLAEQTTGWVTTYRPDVVLLHAGTNNITLGEEPSAVAGKLSALIDQVRAAAPAARVYVATIVGTTVASEVAANRAYNALIPGVVAGKGALVRLVDQSAVDGLSIYDRHHPNAYGYARMAYAWYEGLRATIGPAWRIAADPDDTAFAYLCHYYTVRDCRWWQRRPVTTTVDGATVTRVQWQTRRYVPKIVEETVPGHYETVTKRVWVKGHHETRTVKKGTSKVWVKGRYVDRLVRTWVPATTVSTTRPVPTWVSS
- a CDS encoding 2'-5' RNA ligase family protein, encoding MEPTQSALIVSVPEAEPAVAGLRDRLDSFAAQGVPAHVTVLSPFLPPAQLTPQVLAAVQLVAAGVPGFFVSFDRVAWFGDRVLWLAPDPAEPFRELTNRIAARFPAAQPYGEQFAEVVPHLTIGHGRPVAALRAAAAEVEPLLPIRARVTALRLLAGAPEAGEPWHTLADFPLG
- a CDS encoding ABC transporter ATP-binding protein, giving the protein MKAVELEGVVKRFGTVTAVAGLDLRIRPGEVVALLGPNGAGKTTTIDMLLGLTRPDAGTVRVYGHAPQDAVALGLISAVMQTGGLLKDYTVGETVRLTAVLFGKPRAAVDKVLERAGISDIADRLVGKCSGGQQQRLRFAMALLPDPELLILDEPTTGMDVGGRHDFWTAIRQDASGGRTVVFATHYLEEADAYADRVVFVRRGRIVADGTASEVKALASGRTVRATLPGASTGDLTAIPGVESAEVRGDSVYLHGRDTDTIARHLLTATPARDLEITSRNLEEAFLTLTADAS